A genome region from Nicotiana tabacum cultivar K326 chromosome 13, ASM71507v2, whole genome shotgun sequence includes the following:
- the LOC107827045 gene encoding protein disulfide isomerase-like 1-4 has product MAMKKYLILSILLLSLICFNTASSLHSKNIEEEEEDLSFLEEEDSAADAHSDSNPYGDHHDYENYDDLEEDSDASDQGYDSYEPPAVDEKDVAVLKEGNFSEFIAKNKHVMVEFYAPWCGHCQALAPEYAAAATELKGENVLLAKVDATEEAELAQKYDVQGYPAVFFFIDGLHKPYNGERNKDAIVSWIKKKTGPALSNITTAEEAERVLKDEKKVVLAYLNDLVGDKSEELAAAAALEDDVNFYQTASPDVAKLFHIDSQAKRPALVIIKKEAENINHFGGEFTKSAIAEFVFQNKLPLVTYFTRESASEIFENAIKKQLILFATSKDSDKFLPIFQEAVKAFKGKLISVYVEIDNEDVGKPVSEYFGVSGDAPRVLAYTGNEDGRKFVLEGEITLDSVKSFGEKFLEDNLKPFYKSDPIPETNDGDVKVVVGNNFDEIVLDESKDVLLEIYAPWCGHCQSLEPIYNKLGKHLRGIDSLVVAKMDGTTNEHPRAKSDGFPTLLFFPAGNKSFDPITVDTDRTVVAFYKFLKKHASIPFKIQKPASTQKPTESDASSSPESTTNDVKDEL; this is encoded by the exons ATGGCGATGAAGAAATATCTAATTCTCTCGATTCTTCTACTCAGTCTCATTTGCTTCAACACGGCGTCGTCTTTACACAGCAaaaatattgaagaagaagaagaagatctcAGTTTCCTCGAAGAAGAGGATTCTGCTGCTGATGCTCATTCAGATTCCAATCCGTACGGAGACCACCACGATTACGAGAACTACGATGATCTTGAGGAGGATTCCGATGCTTCGGATCAAGGATACGACTCGTACGAGCCGCCGGCAGTGGATGAGAAGGATGTTGCGGTACTGAAGGAAGGGAATTTCAGTGAGTTTATTGCGAAGAATAAACATGTTATGGTTGAGTTCTACGCGCCTTGGTGCGGTCACTGCCAGGCACTCGCGCCGGAGTATGCTGCGGCCGCGACGGAGCTGAAAGGAGAGAATGTTCTGCTTGCTAAAGTGGATGCTACTGAGGAAGCTGAGCTGGCTCAGAAGTATGATGTTCAAGGCTATCCCGCTGTTTTCTTCTTCATTGATGGCCTTCACAAGCCTTACAATGGTGAAAGAAACAA GGATGCTATTGTTTCATGGATAAAAAAGAAGACTGGACCTGCTCTATCAAATATAACGACGGCAGAGGAGGCAGAACGTGTCTTGAAAGATGAGAAAAAAGTAGTGTTGGCTTATTTGAATGATTTAGTG GGTGATAAAAGTGAAGAGCTTGCTGCAGCTGCTGCACTAGAAGATGATGTCAACTTCTATCAGACTGCCAGTCCAGATGTGGCAAAGCTCTTCCACATTGATTCTCAAGCCAAACGTCCAGCTCTTGTCATAATTAAGAAGGAAGCCGAAAATATCAACCACTTCG GCGGTGAGTTTACCAAGTCAGCAATAGCTGAGTTTGTTTTTCAGAATAAACTTCCTCTTGTCACCTATTTTACTCGGGAAAGTGCCTCAGAGATATTTGAAAATGCCATTAAGAAGCAG TTGATACTTTTTGCCACTTCCAAAGATTCAGACAAGTTTCTGCCAATATTTCAAGAGGCTGTGAAAGCTTTTAAAGGAAAG CTTATCTCTGTGTATGTTGAAATCGACAATGAAGATGTTGGAAAACCAGTTTCAGAGTACTTTGGCGTTAGCGGTGATGCCCCAAGA GTTCTCGCATATACAGGAAATGAAGATGGGAGGAAGTTTGTACTGGAAGGTGAAATAACCTTGGACAGTGTCAAG TCATTCGGGGAGAAGTTTTTGGAAGACAATCTAAAACCCTTTTATAAATCTGACCCAATCCCTGAGACT AATGACGGGGATGTTAAAGTTGTAGTTGGCAATAACTTTGACGAAATTGTTCTAGATGAATCAAAAGATGTTCTTCTTGAG ATATATGCTCCTTGGTGTGGACATTGTCAATCACTAGAACCCATATACAACAAGCTTGGCAAGCATTTAAGAGGCATCGACTCCCTTGTTGTTGCCAAGATGGATGGTACAACAAATGAGCATCCCCGGGCCAAG TCTGATGGATTCCCAACACTTCTGTTCTTCCCAGCTGGCAACAAGAGCTTTGATCCA ATTACTGTTGACACAGACCGTACAGTGGTGGCCTTCTACAAATTCCTGAAAAAGCACGCATCTATCCCCTTCAAGATTCAAAAGCCGGCCTCAACACAGAAACCTACAGAGTCTGATGCCAGTTCAAGCCCCGAGAGTACCACTAATGATGTTAAGGATGAACTGTGA